CTTGCATAAGAAGTTCTTTTAGCAGAGGAGATTGCTTCTGTTCCTGTGTATGGTTCTAATAATTCACAGgaaattgggcccatctccaactcGGAAGATAAGCTGCTATGTGCATCGATGGATAATCATAAGACAAGCTTCTTCTGCCAACCTTCCCTAAGGAGGCTCATGTAGATAACATATGGAATGCTTCAGATACTCGAggtgagtgccatcaagatcaaacgcaattgtctacttatcatgctactagagaGTAACAAATAGTGGAAATTATTACCGTGATTTACTTGTTGATTCTTGTGATAAATAGGAGTTGTGTGATCCTACTTCACTCAAATCTACCGCACAATTATTACATGGATAGGTGCAATCTGATTTGAATGATGAATATGTTGCTTTTCCTCATGTTCGTTGGGTTAATAATGAGAACGAAGAGGAGAAACTCATATCATCTTTGAATACTTTAGGGTACACtgagtttgatattctttgcAATCTAAATTATttagagaagaaattatttcagAATTGCATTTCACCATATTTTGATCATTGTTGGTTTTATAAaattggaaaatataacactCGTGGAGAGTACATGGTGCGTCGGGTATATATTTATTCAGATTTGAAACCTTATTTAAGAGTGTCTTAAAGCGATCAGCAAATGAGTTGCATTGAAACTAATTATACCATATCGAGATGTTGCAGGCCAATTTTATAAAAGGGGAGCAAATCTTGCTGCCTTGTATTTTATTGGGAGTTTCAGgattatatttgaaagaactTGAAAAGACTCCATTACTGAACAACACTCATAACGCCAAACCGAGTTGCTTGTTCTtcaattgcttgcaggacgagtgccctagtggtcgggtgttgcgctccacaagattgcGGCAGCCATTgaaggtggtgtatcggttgctaaggcgcagcatccttggaatgctgtagtcgggccgtgaatgtTGTCTTCATCCGCTAATCAAGTTAttcatcccctctcaccgaaagatcgggaacaAACTTTAGTGGGTTCACATCAAGTTCTTATCATGCCAAAATAGGACGGGTCGGCGACCAACAAGTCAATTATCTGGAaagaagtgtatcggtgctgcagcaacaacacTTATCAAGCCAtggtcggatatgtggagctgtaggtcgGCTAAAAAAAATAAGCACAAGAAAATCCTAGCACCACATTAGGCACAAAAGAAAGCTAAAGCTAagtaatcgttcaacggtgATAGTGTGCTAATCCTGGTCTAGACTGATGAGAACATCACTGGCATGGATTCGACCATATTAATGCCTTCTTTCCCAAAGGTGAATCGACCCTgtatcaagattaaattcgatatatttgaacaattaatgctgcactataatttctgtgcattctcattttcagaattacttgactggataaaaccgtgtgtaaaaattatatggaaaatatggaggaccaaagaaattaattggggaccaagcccaaatCTTttcaatgttctccaccaggccatcacgtcacttttggtgcaaggaaagaaaTAGTCCAAATCCAACATATTTTGGATGTTgaattcggactgcaggacagaaccaagttcTAACAGCTGCcatgacttcatacggactccgattAGAGGATTCTTgaacttcacggaaagcttataaagtgtactttcatatggatccagaCTCATAtacatatcttctccgaggcggccgcaatcgttgatttactacaaagaccttttctgtccatagtgctgcgtcacctgattttggtcCGATGGGGTGTGTATCAAGTGGAGCCCAACAGGGTCGTAGGGTATAGGGATGACCTTCATCACGTCCTGGCCGTGCTCTACTCTCttatatacctccatagccaccataaatagattgggttttgttttgttgaaagtttagccattgctacttgcttgtagacgcgtgtgtcggctatACCATCCGTTCTGCTCGATTCAGAaacccacctttgtgatttcagattggatgttatctccatatttgcaattgagttgcttgttctacttgttttcggttgttcttcgattgcttgcaggacgagtgccatAGTGGCCGGAtattgcgctccacaagatcgtggCAGCCATTGGatgtggtgtatcggttgctaaggcgcagcatccttggaaggccgtagtcgggccgtgaacgtcgtctccatcctcaaatcgagttatcctatacctctcatcgaaagatcgggaacaaATCCTACGTTCACATCAGCGGGGAGAAAAATGAAGCCAGTAGGAATGAGCACCATGACCTTCTTTTCGGGATGTACAACATAAGCCTTACAGTTGTGTAGATGATCTCAGCATTAATCCGGCTACTCAGGGATTATTGAGTTATGATGGTTTCATATGGTTGCTCCCTCTGGTTATTAGGGTCGTGGGAATCCGCGCAGTAGCTATTCTACCACGGAGCCTAAACTTTCTCTGTGTTAGGAATCCTTGAAGGAACTTTAGTTGCTTTCTCTTCTAATAAATTTTTTAGCAATTTTCTTACCATTTCTTGAAAAATAAGTTGCGAACCAACAAATACATATGTCGTCTTTGCGCACAATAATGTACTGCATCCTTTTATTCAGTTTATTTCCATCCAGATGTGTACATATATCCAGTTTGCCCACGCACCACAAGATCACACAACAACTACATGATGCCAACACACAAACATGTGTAGTCTACAGCTTGCAGGCTCATCTTTGACCTTTCACACGCAGATACACGTCCCACCCTTGTGCTCCCCGTcaccgctcgcccgcgcgctacacgaggaacccccTGGCGATGCGGCCGTCGGCGCCCTGGGGGAAGAACCCGCCGTGCTGGGTGGGGTTGCCGGTGCCGTACACGATGCCGAGGATCTCCTCTGGCGTGCGGTCGTAGGCGAGCGAGAGGTGGTCGCCGGCGATGACGTTCCCCACGGTGACCCCCTCCGGCCCCTGCCCCGGCGCCACCACCAGCCCCTCGTCCTTGACGCCCCTCCGCCCCAGCGCGTTCCGCAGGTCCGAGATGTGCGCCGTGACCTCCGCCACCCCGACGCCGTAGCTCGCCATGCGCGTCATCCCGCGCTCGTACAGCAGCGTCCGGATCACCGCGTCCTGCGCCGACTCCACCCCCAGCAGCCCCGCCAGCAGCTGCACATCCATTTAGATCAATCAACACGTCATCCGGGCACCTGAACATGGTGGCTTAAGCATGGCGCACGCGTGCCGTGCGGTGCCGTGCCATCGATGTCGATGGCTGTTGCAAGGTGATGAGGAGGAGAGTGGTCACGCGATATGCATGCACGCACCTTCCTGGCCTGAGGGGTGAGGAGCTTGGGGTTGGCGCCGACGTAGCCGGTGAGGCCGACGTAGGGGATGATGTAGGAGGCGATGAGGAAGTTGACGCTGTTCTCGTAGGGGTTGAAGGGCGGGTCCAGCGTCGCGTTCAGCGCCTGCTCGATGATCTTGCCGAAGTTGGCGGCGCTGATGTCCAGCAGCGGCCGCGGGAAGCCCCGCACCGTCTGCTTGATCGCCCTTCAATTCAGTTCACACGCGCCGGGTTAGTTGATGGATCGCTACTCATCAATTCTCTGCTGACTGCTTCTGCGTGCCACACGAGAGATTGTTCAGGAGCTCAGCGATCAAAAGTAATTTACCTGAGGTGCCCGACTTCCTGGTAGCAGAACTGGGTGGCGACGTCGCGGACGAAGGGGGTGAGGGAGGCGGACTGGCCGCCTATGGAGGGCGgcccgccgccggtgaggtTGGCGTCGATGGCGTCGAGGCCGTACCCCAGCGCGGACCAGCAGAAGAACTCCGTCTCCAGGTACTCGAGGTTCAGCGGGAACTCCAGCAGGTCCACGTCCGACTGCGGCAGCATCGAGCCGGGGGCGCCGAAGAACCCGCGGTACGGCGGCCGCGCCCACTCCTTGTCCATGTCCTGCGCGCGCGCGGACGCGCCGCACAGCAGGACCACCACCACCGCGGCGACGGCCGTCGATGCCGGTGAACCCAtcgtcgccgccggccggctAGCTAGCTCGCGACTACTGCTACTAGCTTTGGACACACGCACACCTCAGGTACCAGCACGATCGCTCGGTTATCTAGCTGCACGTTTGACTTGTGCGTGTGTGCAATCAGTTGCTTCCGGAGACGGGGGGTGCTCGGTGCAAGTATATATAGGCGGCGCTGGACACGGCGGCGACGGGTGGCCGATGACGCGGACGGGTAGGGGTGGCGCGCCAAGGGCGTGGCGCGCGGGGGGAGAGCGTGGAGTGTTTGTTTAAGCGCGCCGGTCGGCTTGGGTTTCTTGCGTTGAAACCTATTCAAGCTAGCTGGCCAACGACGCTCCGGCCTCGTGCATATTGGGGCAGATTTACTAGCTGCTCGATGTTTTCTTGTGATCGAGTTCACAGTTGTGGCACACGCAAAGatggaagaaagagcaagattACTATCATTGTTCGTTGGTGGCATGTGTTGGTAGATAGATATATATGCGAGTGATGAAAACGGAGCAAGTGAAGCATGCGGCTTGCGTTCTGAAATAAGGGTAGGAAGAGTGTAGAGAAACAAAGTACATATGATACACTCCTACTTGCAAGAAAGAAAATAGCATCGTACAAAAAACTAAAAGGAAAACAGCAAACAATAAGGGTATCTCTCGTGAATAAAATGACTAAACTAGGTTTCAGTAGCATTGCCACCTGAATGGCTTTAAGATTAGCGCTCAATTGAAATATTATTCAATTGTGGCATCGCACGGCATGTGTGCGTGAGCGTCTTAATTATCTATACCTCATTTCTCAAGGAAAAAAGAATGGTTAGACCAGAGTGCACTGGTATATCTACTTGATGAGCAGGGGTCAGTGCTCACGCTATGCACACATTTACTATCTGTTCTAGTAGCAATTTTGATCATAGTTATATATTACTCccaatattttttttacaggTCACATTTATTTTGCTCTTAGTTAAATTTGTTCaactttgatcaaatttatagaaaaatataacaACATCCACAATACCAAATTTCTTCCATTTAATACACCATGGAATATATGTTGATAGTTTATATATTTGGTAGTATTGATGTTGTtttatttttctatgaatttgaTCAAAGTTAGACAAGTTTAACTTAAAGCAAACCAAATGTGACATGTAAAAATAGATGTACTAACTTTGGCATATTATTAAACTACCGAAAATATGCCATAAAAAGACTACTCTTGAAAAGGTACTCTCTCAGAGTTTTTTTTATAATGGAAATAGTATCCAGCTTCAACTACCTCATCGAGGGCGAATCAGTCTAGACGATTATTACACGTAATAACCAAATGCCACACGGTCACAAAACTAAATTTTAAGGAAGCAACAAAATTATTAAAATCATTCCGTGAACTAAAAGGCCATCTATGCATGGGAGGTGAGGAAGTGAAGAGCCAACATCTCCGGTGACCGGCATACTTGCATCATAATTTTATTTTGATCCTCACTACGCTGGAATTGCATCAAGTACCGGAGCAAATACGTTTCTCTGAATAGAACCTGCATGAAAGTTTTCGTTCCTCTCTCAGGTATGAACTTATGGAGTTATGGAGGATGAAAGAGGATGGTCAAAGAGTATTGGACTTATGGAGTCATGGAGGATGAAAGAGGATGGACAAAGAAATTGGGTCTTGGGGCCTTCATCCAACCCAAGCCAATCGGATAGTCCAAACTAAGCGGGTCGGCTTGGGGTGTTTTGAAGCCAGTGGCTTGCTCTACATCGACTCCTGAAGGATATGCTTATGAATAAAATATATTCTATAGAGCTTCCATGACGTCCACCTCAACAAAAAAATACATCTTCCTTATCAAATCTTCTCCTATCATGCCTATATTTACATTGGATACTCTAACCGGGAACTTACGGTTCGGAATTCTGTGACTTCAAAGCCACCATTAGGTTTAGATTCACTTCGACGGCACCGGTAGGAGGGGGGCTTTTGGAGGGAAAATCTATAGCTTATGGTTTATAATTTTTCTGTATAAAGGacattgtcggtacatacagacagtggtacctcctgctagggtgtccaaacccttagcgtatcaccatacgtgatctcccccttgccttctgggtgacgtggcgtaCGGCCccggcctgacagctgggaccgaggtctccggaccctccccgatgTCCCTGAGGTCCGGGACCTTCGCATGCCACGGAAGGCAggggagctctcgggtagctccCGCGcatccggactccccagggaggtccggggccgccgcgtgtgatggccggaccatcacgggtctgaccgctccaaccggccttgggggcccggaccccctccccccgGTGAGGGGTCCGGTgacgccacgtgccgcccctgcggagggagcggggctggccctgctaCGTGCGTGTGGCaagaggcccttcgcgggtctccagcccaccaaccagcatttaatgcggtagctgagccGGACGcccccaagtcaaaaagaatgATCTTCCACtaacacacggggcaggtaggctgacaccacggtaagcccgcctgtttccaaggcggcgcgtcgtgtcaCCGTGTACTGTGCACCGGCggcgtgcagtcccgtcacggcgccgcgcgcggcgtAATGATGGGCTGTAACAAGAGAGCCCAGGCGTGCGCTActacagtgcgcgcggaggcaacgACGCGGCGGGTCAGCTCTGCCCCCGCGCCTGTCAGAATcgcacccaacagtggcagcacagcaccactgttgggtaacactgacagcggtcactgtgcctACAGGACAGCTCACGACCGCATCCGGGTTGTAGATACGCACGTTATCTTCCCAACCGTGAAGGCAGCGACAAGGGGCTGGAGAaggagatctccatatcacatagagtaggcctctgttggccgggcccatctgtcggggtcccgcacagtgtaagcacctcccttgaactataaaagggagtgTGCACTCGTTAGAGGACAGGTTCTTACACACACGCGTTCACGATGCTCTCCGTTCAGACTTGCATAGTCAGTACAACactaaagtggacgtagggtattacgctccggcggcccgaaccactctaattCCTTGCGTCCTTCCTGTGGTCATCCGCAcatcgatcgagcgctcctaagtctcctccaaacccatccttaactagaattaggcgggtgcttaCCGCCACCCGGCtagagatttcctccgacagacATCAACAGCAGGTGACAagctgaaaggatcgatggactaAGAGgaggggtgaattgggcctttttcaatttctaaaacaagataaaacaagcttaacctatgcaagaactagaaaggctccaattcaccaaccggataactagactacctacacaagctagataagatgaaaagagataaagcctagcaaggtagagctaactagtgattcctaaatcaagcacatgaatgaattgcatgaaagataatgcttgaaaaagtaaagtggacaagggacaaccggattttttcccgtggtatcgatgtgttggcacacacccctaatccacgttgtgacactcacaaagagtattgtcacctcccaagtcaccaagacgagggcgctcactaagagtctccgttcaccatcccggtgtggtggagatcaagccacgtacaaatctcttctccgggcttccacaatccttggcaagctccgcgagaatcacctcgatcaccaagatcgcctaggtgatgccaatcaccaagagtaacaagctaaggccttcacttgagcaagaaccaatcacaaagaatggatgcacacaagcttctctctactcaagtccttaatcttgcttcttgaatgattgaatgaacaagtgtatgaaatgttgaagctcaaggtggctcttgactatagtatgtgtgtttggatgttgcctggtgtcaagagtagtagaatgacccattggaggggtatatataggcagctcacacgaatagagccgttggagaaaaagctgccagaaaactgcgtagcgccggttaatccgacgtcgctCCAATattcatcgtcggtttaaccggtgaatctaaactgccacttctgaaaactagccgttacagcttgggcagattaaccgtcgtcgcatcggtttaaccggtgagtgtaatcatccattgatcaacagaaataccaagtcactggacaactgcaccgacgtccaatttcaaatagcgtcggtttaaccggtgagtgtagttgtccactgatcaactgaaaaccgagtctctggacaactgcaccgacgtcaaatttcaaataacgtcggtttaaccggtgtattgactcgTCCAgtcctgctgacctcgtttaaccgacgtatagaaaactttagacgtcggttaatccggtgataaggatttttcttaatttgccttttctgacttgagtcttgaatgaaatccaaatattcttgagatataagttgagaaccacttatttgagcttgtagaaacctgagtgaccattgtgtgcatccattttcaaatgaccatgtccatgctcaagttactaagcctaaacccctcttaatagtgcgatcacttcaaaactataaaacctatactaacctaagtgtccttctcaaccttatgacacttaggactagaaagatccttagtcttgacacattatagagttgaatgccgagatcgcctttttgaataatgaaaattaggggcctcttttgacatataaccaaatgagcaataatgatctata
The sequence above is drawn from the Panicum hallii strain FIL2 chromosome 7, PHallii_v3.1, whole genome shotgun sequence genome and encodes:
- the LOC112901021 gene encoding desiccation-related protein PCC13-62-like, which codes for MGSPASTAVAAVVVVLLCGASARAQDMDKEWARPPYRGFFGAPGSMLPQSDVDLLEFPLNLEYLETEFFCWSALGYGLDAIDANLTGGGPPSIGGQSASLTPFVRDVATQFCYQEVGHLRAIKQTVRGFPRPLLDISAANFGKIIEQALNATLDPPFNPYENSVNFLIASYIIPYVGLTGYVGANPKLLTPQARKLLAGLLGVESAQDAVIRTLLYERGMTRMASYGVGVAEVTAHISDLRNALGRRGVKDEGLVVAPGQGPEGVTVGNVIAGDHLSLAYDRTPEEILGIVYGTGNPTQHGGFFPQGADGRIARGFLV